Proteins encoded within one genomic window of Bacteroidales bacterium:
- a CDS encoding 2-C-methyl-D-erythritol 4-phosphate cytidylyltransferase codes for MQSPLVHFVVVAAGEGQRFSSTIPKQFVKIHGKTLAYHTLNALYKAFPEAIFTLVINPEHQSYWNNVFQELSFSLHHIIEGGRERFHSVKNGLTYIKNDQIVAIHDIARPIVSPLLIQKGVELAIQHGTAIPILPLNDALIHIDSQGIYYADRRKFFRVQTPQFFRANIILHAYQQESQIIFPDDASVALAAGYELHFFDGDLHNIKLTHPEDLSYVKTFLS; via the coding sequence ATGCAATCACCCCTCGTTCATTTTGTAGTTGTAGCTGCCGGTGAAGGTCAGAGGTTTTCTTCGACCATACCTAAGCAATTCGTAAAAATTCACGGCAAAACTCTTGCTTATCATACTCTTAATGCCCTCTATAAAGCTTTTCCAGAAGCCATATTCACGCTTGTTATTAATCCCGAACATCAATCTTATTGGAACAACGTCTTTCAAGAATTAAGTTTTTCTCTTCATCATATTATCGAAGGTGGTAGGGAACGTTTTCATTCTGTCAAAAATGGTCTTACATACATAAAAAATGATCAGATTGTGGCAATTCACGACATTGCTCGACCAATTGTTTCACCCCTATTGATTCAAAAAGGTGTTGAACTTGCTATACAGCATGGCACAGCCATTCCAATCTTACCTCTCAATGATGCTCTTATACATATTGATAGTCAAGGCATTTACTATGCTGACAGAAGAAAATTCTTCCGAGTTCAAACCCCACAATTTTTTAGAGCTAACATCATTCTTCACGCATATCAACAAGAATCCCAAATAATTTTTCCCGATGACGCTTCAGTTGCACTTGCTGCAGGATACGAACTTCACTTTTTTGATGGCGATTTACACAACATAAAACTTACTCATCCTGAAGATTTGTCATACGTTAAGACTTTTTTGTCTTAA
- a CDS encoding DUF4249 domain-containing protein: MRKVLYLILIITMISCSKEIDLDLPSPTLKYVVEGYIQNDAYPVVVLTRNMPYFAPVDTSFLMDSLFVTNAFVTVSNGFEIDTLELKIDLPRILNKTWPFVYYQGKKIKGQLGGQYQLYVKIGDHTITGETTIPSSIYYFDTLWWKPDPTINNDSLGYIWIKATDNPLEKNYYRIFTKRLGRDFDFVPIFGSIYEDTYISGKNIDFYLTRGVKSIEDDSAFADPEFGRFKLGDTVVVKLSSIDKAHYEFWRTLEEEIFSAGSPMTNPTPIRHNVKGALGVFGGYASSYDTMVVKP; this comes from the coding sequence ATGAGAAAAGTTTTATATTTAATCTTGATCATTACAATGATTTCATGTTCAAAAGAAATAGATCTTGATTTGCCATCTCCAACCCTAAAATATGTTGTAGAAGGATACATTCAAAACGATGCTTACCCTGTGGTCGTGCTTACGAGGAACATGCCTTATTTTGCTCCTGTTGATACATCATTTTTAATGGACTCTCTTTTCGTAACAAATGCTTTTGTGACTGTAAGTAATGGTTTTGAAATTGATACCTTAGAGCTTAAAATTGATCTTCCAAGAATTCTTAACAAAACATGGCCTTTTGTATATTACCAGGGAAAAAAAATAAAAGGGCAATTAGGTGGCCAATACCAACTTTATGTCAAAATAGGTGATCACACCATTACAGGTGAGACTACCATTCCTTCATCTATTTATTATTTTGATACATTATGGTGGAAACCTGATCCTACCATTAACAATGATTCTTTAGGTTATATTTGGATTAAAGCAACGGATAATCCTTTGGAAAAAAATTATTATCGCATTTTTACAAAACGACTGGGCAGAGATTTTGATTTTGTTCCTATTTTTGGAAGTATTTATGAAGATACGTATATCAGTGGTAAAAACATTGATTTTTATCTTACACGTGGTGTGAAAAGCATTGAGGATGATTCAGCGTTTGCTGATCCTGAATTTGGTCGATTTAAACTTGGTGATACGGTAGTAGTAAAGCTTTCTTCGATTGATAAAGCTCATTATGAATTTTGGAGGACCTTGGAAGAAGAAATTTTCTCCGCAGGAAGTCCTATGACCAATCCTACACCTATCCGACACAATGTCAAAGGAGCCCTAGGTGTTTTCGGAGGCTATGCATCATCCTATGATACTATGGTCGTCAAACCCTAA
- a CDS encoding TonB-dependent receptor: MTKTLKFFFILIINYFLSAQKYTISGYVRDAKTGESLISCHVWIDELKKGTSSNSYGFYSITVEPGKYTLIARYLGYEELRKEIQVSKNISLNIELNPISYTTKEVIITDEKARKNVESTEMGKIEIPITVVKQIPVVFGEVDILKSLQLMPGIQTGGEGNTAMYVRGGGPDQNLILLDEAIVYNPSHLFGFFSVFNADAIQNIELYKAAIPAYYGGRLASVLDINMKEGNAKKWSASGGIGLIASRLSVEGPIKKDTSSFIISARRTYADVLIRPFTKPGSIARGTSYYFYDINMKANYRFSSKDRIFFSLYGGNDIFKFNFAEDLMKTNIEWGNITSTIRWNHQYNPKLFSNLSLIYSRYQFLFDAKQEIFKIGMKSGIQDITSKLDFTYMSAFDHNIKFGLFYARHIFSPSSVSGYAGETELDLGKPVKLYSHETALYLNDEFSLLKLLKLNVGLRFTDFAHVGPFVRYIKDTLLEQTIKDSIVYKRNQLVKNYFHLEPRVGIRITLDSNSSLKASYNQNYQYLHLVSYSTTTLPTDIWFPSTDRVKPQFGQQFSLGYYRNFLKNTLETSVEVYYKIMKNQIEYAEGVILEQTLYDNIDNFLVFGMGKSYGIEFLIQKRVGNTTGWIGYTWSKTTRQFPDINEGKEFPAKFDRTHDVSIVLNHSFSENLIVSLVWVYATGNTTTMPVSRYIIGGNVVSEYGPRNGYRLPPYHRADISIIWYPKPKKQRKFEQSWNFSVYNLYNRKNPYFIYIDVDGDIAAGTAVIKAKQVSLFPILPSITWNFKF; encoded by the coding sequence ATGACAAAAACTTTGAAATTTTTTTTTATCTTAATTATCAACTATTTTTTAAGTGCTCAGAAATATACCATATCAGGTTATGTGCGTGATGCTAAAACTGGGGAATCACTCATCAGTTGTCATGTGTGGATCGATGAATTAAAAAAGGGAACTTCTTCCAATTCGTATGGTTTTTACTCTATTACAGTGGAACCTGGTAAATATACGCTAATAGCAAGATATCTTGGTTATGAAGAATTGAGAAAAGAGATTCAAGTCAGCAAAAATATATCTTTAAACATTGAATTAAATCCTATTTCTTATACGACCAAAGAAGTAATTATTACTGATGAAAAAGCAAGAAAAAATGTTGAATCTACGGAAATGGGTAAAATCGAAATACCCATTACGGTCGTAAAGCAAATTCCTGTTGTTTTTGGAGAAGTTGACATTTTGAAATCTCTTCAGCTTATGCCTGGTATCCAAACAGGAGGGGAGGGGAATACAGCCATGTATGTAAGAGGGGGAGGACCCGATCAAAATCTGATCCTTTTGGATGAAGCAATCGTATATAATCCAAGTCATCTTTTCGGTTTTTTTAGTGTTTTCAACGCTGATGCTATTCAGAATATAGAATTATACAAAGCAGCTATTCCAGCTTATTATGGTGGAAGACTAGCTTCAGTGCTTGATATCAATATGAAAGAAGGCAATGCAAAAAAATGGAGCGCATCAGGAGGTATAGGACTTATTGCATCTCGATTATCTGTTGAAGGACCGATAAAAAAAGATACATCATCTTTTATTATTAGTGCGAGAAGAACGTATGCTGATGTTTTAATTAGGCCTTTTACTAAGCCAGGAAGCATTGCCAGGGGAACCTCATATTATTTTTATGATATAAACATGAAAGCCAATTATCGTTTTTCATCGAAAGATAGAATATTTTTTAGTCTTTATGGAGGAAATGATATTTTTAAATTTAACTTTGCAGAAGACCTGATGAAAACAAACATTGAATGGGGAAATATCACCAGTACAATTCGTTGGAATCATCAATATAATCCCAAACTTTTTTCAAATTTATCATTGATTTATAGTCGATATCAGTTCTTGTTTGATGCAAAGCAAGAAATTTTTAAAATTGGCATGAAATCCGGTATTCAGGATATTACTTCTAAGCTCGATTTTACTTACATGTCGGCATTTGATCATAATATCAAATTTGGTTTATTTTATGCACGTCATATTTTTTCTCCAAGTAGTGTGAGTGGCTATGCAGGAGAAACTGAACTGGATCTTGGCAAGCCTGTTAAACTTTATTCTCACGAAACAGCTCTTTATCTAAACGATGAATTTTCGTTGCTTAAACTTTTGAAATTAAATGTAGGTCTGAGGTTTACAGATTTTGCACATGTTGGACCTTTTGTCAGGTATATCAAAGATACTCTTTTAGAGCAAACTATTAAGGACTCTATAGTTTATAAAAGAAACCAATTGGTTAAAAATTATTTTCATCTGGAACCACGGGTAGGCATTCGCATAACTCTTGATAGCAATAGCTCTTTAAAAGCTTCATATAATCAAAATTATCAATATCTTCATCTGGTTTCATACTCTACGACAACTTTGCCCACAGATATCTGGTTTCCTAGCACCGATAGGGTAAAACCCCAATTTGGTCAGCAATTTTCACTGGGTTATTATCGCAATTTTTTGAAAAATACGCTTGAAACCAGTGTTGAAGTCTATTATAAAATTATGAAAAACCAAATTGAGTATGCTGAAGGTGTTATATTAGAACAGACGCTTTATGATAACATAGATAATTTTCTTGTTTTTGGAATGGGAAAATCCTATGGCATAGAATTTTTGATTCAAAAGCGAGTTGGTAATACAACAGGATGGATTGGCTATACTTGGTCGAAAACCACACGCCAATTCCCTGATATTAATGAGGGTAAGGAATTTCCAGCTAAGTTCGATAGAACACATGATGTTTCTATTGTTCTCAACCACTCATTTTCCGAAAATCTTATTGTTTCGTTGGTATGGGTTTATGCTACGGGAAATACCACCACCATGCCTGTTTCGCGTTACATCATTGGTGGCAATGTTGTATCCGAATACGGACCTCGTAATGGCTATCGACTACCCCCTTATCATAGGGCCGACATAAGTATCATATGGTACCCCAAACCTAAAAAACAAAGAAAATTCGAACAAAGTTGGAACTTTTCTGTCTACAATCTCTACAATCGAAAAAATCCTTATTTCATCTATATTGATGTGGATGGAGATATTGCTGCTGGTACTGCCGTTATTAAAGCTAAACAAGTAAGTTTATTTCCCATTTTACCATCCATAACATGGAATTTTAAATTTTAA
- a CDS encoding PQQ-binding-like beta-propeller repeat protein: protein MSRYPTHTHSLSITKIIELSEITRKLHHSLQVFSTSFVACFRGNLHRTGHFPFQNILVKPKIRHLHHAHLGVYSSPVVYDHIAYYGTEDGYVIAFDLSSLKEAWRQKTRGLIRSTPFVTEDRVYIGSFDRNFYCLKRSNGQILWHVNTCDWIFSSPLVLDDRVIVGGMNNSIMCFDRFTGQSIWTINTEGWVIASPSFWNNKIIVGSRDKHIYVIDPWKGELLRKIRIDKRIHATAAIVEGMAWIPTLDQQIVVYDIRRDKISSRIDNYAGYFSSPCVVDDVVVVADKKGMIQGFDKDSLQKKWEWYSEAPIYSSPSTNGEIIIVGNDHGKLIILDRFGNLVEQLQTHSPCRSSAFITEKYVIIGGSGLFVL from the coding sequence ATGAGTCGTTATCCTACTCATACTCATTCTTTATCCATAACTAAAATCATAGAGTTAAGCGAAATCACGAGAAAATTGCATCATTCTCTACAAGTTTTTTCAACATCTTTTGTTGCCTGTTTTAGAGGAAATTTACACAGAACGGGACATTTTCCTTTTCAAAATATTTTAGTTAAACCTAAAATAAGACATCTCCATCATGCCCATCTTGGTGTATATTCATCACCGGTGGTTTACGACCACATTGCTTATTATGGAACAGAAGACGGATATGTTATTGCTTTTGATCTTTCGAGCTTAAAAGAAGCATGGCGCCAAAAAACACGTGGCCTTATTCGAAGTACTCCATTTGTTACAGAAGATAGAGTTTACATAGGTTCATTTGATCGAAATTTTTACTGTTTGAAACGTTCAAATGGACAAATTCTTTGGCATGTAAACACGTGCGACTGGATTTTTTCCTCTCCACTCGTTTTGGACGATCGCGTAATAGTCGGAGGAATGAACAATTCCATCATGTGTTTCGATCGTTTTACTGGGCAATCCATTTGGACCATTAATACTGAAGGTTGGGTCATAGCTTCCCCATCTTTCTGGAATAATAAAATCATAGTAGGTAGTAGAGATAAACATATCTATGTTATCGACCCATGGAAAGGTGAACTTTTAAGAAAAATTCGCATAGATAAACGAATACATGCTACTGCAGCAATAGTCGAAGGCATGGCATGGATTCCAACTTTAGATCAACAAATCGTCGTTTATGACATTCGTCGAGACAAAATTTCATCTCGGATTGACAATTATGCTGGTTACTTTTCTTCACCTTGTGTTGTCGATGATGTTGTTGTAGTAGCAGACAAAAAGGGCATGATTCAGGGGTTTGATAAGGACTCATTGCAAAAAAAATGGGAATGGTATTCCGAAGCTCCCATTTATTCGAGCCCTTCCACCAACGGTGAAATTATTATCGTAGGCAATGATCACGGAAAACTCATCATACTCGACAGATTCGGAAATTTAGTTGAACAACTACAAACCCATTCACCTTGCAGAAGCTCTGCATTCATAACGGAAAAGTATGTGATCATTGGTGGAAGTGGTTTGTTTGTTTTATAA
- the queA gene encoding tRNA preQ1(34) S-adenosylmethionine ribosyltransferase-isomerase QueA: protein MKLSDYKFPLPQDLIARYPEKSRDESRLMILHRKTGEIEHKIFKDIINYFNEGDLFVFNNTKVFPARLYAKKEKTGAKIEVLLLRELDPASKLWDVLVDPARKIRLGNKLYFGENNELMAEVIDNTTNRGRTIRFLTDMEHDKFITLLKSMGEPPLPKILGRPVIEEDKERYQTIYAKHEGAIVAPMAGLHFSRELLKRFEIKGIKKVEITLHAGLGNFRNIEVEDLSKHKMDAEEFIITEEAADMINQTKQAGYKVCIVGTTTMKAIESSVTIEGKVKPAHAWTNKFIYPPYNFLVADAMVTNFHLPMSVAMILVSAFAGYENLMKAYKVAIEEKYKFFAYGDAMLIID, encoded by the coding sequence ATGAAGTTGTCCGATTATAAATTCCCTTTACCGCAGGATCTTATTGCCCGATATCCCGAAAAAAGTCGAGATGAATCAAGATTAATGATTCTTCATAGAAAAACAGGGGAGATTGAACACAAAATTTTCAAGGATATCATTAACTATTTCAACGAAGGAGATCTATTTGTGTTTAATAACACTAAGGTTTTTCCAGCACGATTATATGCCAAAAAAGAAAAAACGGGTGCAAAAATTGAGGTTCTCTTATTAAGAGAACTTGATCCTGCATCAAAGCTGTGGGACGTGCTTGTCGATCCGGCCCGAAAAATTAGACTTGGGAACAAGCTATATTTTGGGGAAAACAATGAATTAATGGCTGAAGTTATTGACAATACAACCAACCGAGGAAGAACTATTCGTTTTCTGACGGATATGGAACATGATAAGTTCATCACTTTACTTAAGTCAATGGGCGAACCACCTTTACCTAAAATATTGGGCAGACCCGTTATTGAAGAAGATAAGGAACGATATCAAACCATTTATGCAAAACACGAGGGTGCTATTGTAGCACCCATGGCTGGTTTACACTTTTCGAGAGAATTATTAAAACGTTTTGAAATTAAGGGAATAAAAAAAGTAGAAATCACATTACATGCTGGACTTGGTAATTTTAGGAACATAGAAGTTGAAGACCTCTCAAAACACAAGATGGATGCTGAAGAATTTATCATCACCGAGGAAGCAGCAGATATGATTAATCAAACTAAACAAGCAGGATATAAAGTGTGTATTGTGGGAACCACCACCATGAAAGCTATTGAATCTAGTGTTACTATCGAAGGAAAAGTGAAACCGGCTCATGCATGGACCAACAAATTCATTTATCCCCCTTATAATTTCCTTGTAGCCGATGCCATGGTTACCAATTTTCATCTTCCTATGTCTGTCGCCATGATTCTCGTATCAGCTTTTGCTGGTTATGAAAACTTAATGAAAGCATATAAAGTTGCCATTGAAGAAAAATATAAGTTCTTTGCCTATGGCGATGCCATGTTGATCATCGACTAG
- the serS gene encoding serine--tRNA ligase has translation MLLLDVIRENPSVVKKKLAIKNFKNLEIIDEIIDLDKQRRSLQLQRDQQQKELNDLSKKIGHAYQSKNIDQAEKLKQISSSIKEQISQIEKQHDEVANLLHEKLLLLPNLPSDQVKPGQSAEDNEIVFEYGHPPHLPFDALPHWDLAKKFNLIDFELGAKITGSGFPVYTGIGALYQRALIHFFLNECIAAGYYEIQPPLLVNESSAFGTGQLPDKDKQMYFVPEDNLYLIPTAEVPVTNLYRDMIIGENELPIKMVAYSVCFRREAGSYGKDVRGLNRLHQFDKVEIVQITHPDKSYDALNEMVDHVKNILIKLNLPFRIVRLCGGDMSFASALTYDFEVYSAAQQKWLEVSSVSNFETFQAVRMKLKFKGSDGKTHYPHTLNGSSLALPRLLAALLENNQTNEGLIIPEPLRDIMQLNIIKS, from the coding sequence ATGCTACTACTTGACGTTATTCGCGAAAATCCTTCTGTTGTTAAAAAGAAATTGGCTATTAAAAACTTCAAAAATCTAGAAATTATTGACGAAATCATAGATTTGGATAAACAACGAAGATCACTTCAATTGCAAAGAGATCAACAACAAAAAGAATTAAATGACCTTTCTAAAAAAATAGGCCATGCATACCAATCTAAAAATATAGATCAAGCAGAAAAGTTAAAACAAATCAGTAGCTCTATAAAAGAACAAATTAGCCAGATTGAAAAACAACATGATGAAGTTGCAAACCTCCTTCATGAAAAGCTATTGCTTTTACCCAATCTTCCTTCCGATCAAGTTAAACCAGGACAAAGCGCTGAGGACAACGAAATAGTTTTCGAATACGGTCATCCCCCTCATCTTCCGTTCGATGCTCTCCCCCACTGGGATTTGGCTAAAAAATTTAATCTCATAGATTTCGAATTAGGTGCCAAAATAACAGGAAGTGGTTTCCCTGTCTACACAGGTATAGGTGCTTTATATCAAAGAGCTCTTATTCACTTTTTTTTAAATGAATGCATTGCTGCAGGCTACTATGAAATACAGCCCCCCTTGTTGGTCAATGAAAGTTCTGCTTTTGGAACTGGTCAACTTCCCGATAAAGACAAGCAAATGTACTTTGTTCCCGAAGATAATTTATATCTTATTCCAACAGCAGAAGTACCTGTCACAAACCTGTATCGTGACATGATTATTGGTGAGAACGAACTTCCCATTAAAATGGTAGCTTATAGTGTTTGTTTCAGACGTGAAGCTGGCTCGTATGGTAAAGATGTTCGAGGTTTGAACCGACTTCATCAATTTGACAAGGTAGAGATCGTACAAATTACTCATCCCGACAAATCATATGATGCTCTCAATGAAATGGTCGATCATGTAAAGAATATTCTTATTAAACTCAATTTGCCTTTTAGAATTGTTCGTCTTTGTGGTGGTGATATGAGTTTTGCATCTGCTCTAACTTATGATTTTGAAGTCTATAGTGCTGCTCAGCAAAAATGGCTCGAAGTGAGCTCAGTTTCGAACTTTGAAACATTTCAAGCTGTGCGTATGAAGTTAAAATTTAAAGGATCTGACGGAAAAACTCATTATCCTCATACGCTAAATGGAAGCTCTTTAGCATTACCTAGATTATTGGCAGCTTTACTGGAAAACAACCAAACAAATGAAGGTTTAATTATTCCAGAACCCCTCAGGGATATAATGCAGTTAAATATTATCAAATCGTAA
- the trxB gene encoding thioredoxin-disulfide reductase — MVEKRKCVIIGSGPAGLTAAIYAARAGLEPLVYEGIEPGGQLTTTTEVENFPGYPDGVTGPVLMEDIKKQALRFGTEIRYGSIEQVNFLSKPFVLIDDEGRKIEALTVIIATGASAKWLGIPGEKEYSGFGVSACATCDGYFYRGKTVAVVGGGDTAAEEATYLAKLAHKVYLIHRRDQLRASKAMQQKVFNTPNIEIIWNAIPKEIVGETRGFAKAVSGIIITDKNTNEEKTIPVDGVFIAIGHKPNTDIFKGQLELDEQGYIITQGKSTRTSIPGVFAAGDVQDPIYRQAVTAAGSGCMAALDAERYLTMSE, encoded by the coding sequence ATGGTAGAAAAAAGGAAGTGTGTAATTATAGGTTCTGGACCTGCCGGACTTACAGCAGCTATTTATGCTGCAAGAGCAGGTCTTGAACCTCTAGTTTATGAAGGCATAGAGCCGGGAGGTCAATTAACTACTACAACTGAAGTTGAAAACTTTCCTGGCTATCCTGATGGTGTAACAGGACCTGTATTGATGGAAGATATCAAGAAACAAGCTTTACGTTTCGGGACTGAAATTCGATATGGCTCCATTGAACAGGTGAATTTCTTATCCAAGCCATTTGTTCTTATTGATGACGAAGGACGGAAAATTGAAGCATTGACTGTGATCATTGCAACAGGTGCTAGCGCAAAATGGCTGGGTATTCCTGGAGAAAAGGAATACAGTGGTTTTGGTGTATCAGCATGTGCGACCTGTGATGGTTATTTTTATCGGGGTAAGACTGTGGCTGTTGTTGGTGGGGGTGATACCGCAGCTGAAGAAGCTACATATCTTGCTAAACTTGCTCACAAGGTTTATCTTATTCACCGTCGCGATCAACTACGCGCTTCCAAAGCTATGCAACAAAAAGTTTTCAATACTCCTAACATAGAAATTATATGGAATGCCATTCCAAAAGAAATAGTGGGTGAAACTAGGGGGTTTGCAAAAGCTGTTAGTGGCATAATTATAACTGATAAAAACACCAATGAAGAAAAAACAATACCTGTTGATGGAGTTTTTATAGCCATTGGTCACAAACCAAATACAGACATATTCAAAGGACAATTGGAACTAGATGAGCAAGGATATATCATAACTCAGGGTAAATCAACAAGAACAAGCATTCCTGGAGTATTTGCTGCGGGAGACGTGCAAGATCCCATTTATCGTCAAGCTGTTACAGCTGCAGGAAGTGGATGCATGGCTGCACTCGATGCCGAAAGGTATCTAACCATGAGTGAATGA
- a CDS encoding proline dehydrogenase family protein, whose product MFNSYSFLSDHELKRYFKVFNLVSRPTLHKLAKFYVRRLGFPIPPIFPVNLIYHHFIGGGKLNETLPVVLNLREKNVHVILDYAAEDSEKEETFEKNLFVFLDALHFCRQHQIPFLAIKPSSLARKEDMKLFSSESLTAKNLEAYKLIKKRFFEIFSKAYELGISVLVDAEESWFQTFVDKLVWEGILNFNKNKAIVWNTVQLYRKDRLEFMENEIRTAYMIRVHLGYKLVRGAYHEQEINFAKLHNIESPVFELKEETDFEFNKAINLSLLHLELVNVMIATHNKQSIIHAIDTMEKYKISSNDTRVWFSQLYGMGDYITYHLANLKYNVAKYLPFAPFSKALPYLIRRLEENSSALSMAREEFELIKQEIEKRSQPSALAIK is encoded by the coding sequence ATGTTTAACTCGTATAGTTTTTTATCTGACCATGAATTAAAAAGGTATTTTAAAGTTTTTAATTTGGTTTCCCGACCAACTCTTCACAAGCTGGCTAAGTTTTACGTACGTCGCCTTGGTTTTCCTATACCTCCTATTTTCCCTGTAAATCTTATTTACCATCATTTTATTGGAGGTGGCAAGTTAAACGAAACATTACCAGTCGTTTTAAATCTGAGAGAAAAAAATGTTCACGTCATCCTTGATTACGCGGCAGAAGATTCAGAGAAAGAAGAAACTTTTGAAAAAAATTTATTTGTTTTTCTTGATGCTTTACACTTTTGTCGACAACATCAGATACCATTCCTTGCTATTAAGCCTTCTTCGCTTGCTAGAAAAGAAGATATGAAACTGTTTTCTTCCGAATCCTTGACTGCCAAAAACCTTGAAGCATATAAATTAATTAAGAAACGATTTTTTGAAATTTTTAGTAAAGCCTACGAATTAGGTATTTCCGTTCTTGTTGACGCTGAGGAATCGTGGTTTCAAACTTTTGTTGATAAACTTGTGTGGGAAGGCATTTTGAATTTTAATAAAAATAAAGCTATTGTATGGAATACAGTCCAATTATATCGAAAAGACAGACTTGAGTTTATGGAGAATGAGATTCGTACGGCTTACATGATACGTGTTCACCTTGGGTATAAACTTGTTCGTGGTGCTTATCATGAGCAAGAGATCAATTTTGCTAAACTTCATAATATTGAATCTCCTGTTTTTGAATTAAAAGAAGAAACTGATTTTGAATTTAATAAAGCAATTAACTTATCATTACTACATCTTGAATTGGTTAATGTTATGATAGCCACACATAACAAACAAAGCATTATTCATGCTATTGACACTATGGAAAAATATAAAATTTCATCCAATGATACTCGCGTATGGTTTTCACAACTTTATGGAATGGGCGATTACATTACATATCATTTAGCTAATCTCAAATATAACGTTGCTAAATACCTTCCTTTTGCTCCTTTTTCAAAAGCGTTACCTTACTTAATTCGAAGACTTGAAGAAAACTCTAGTGCCTTGTCTATGGCTAGAGAAGAATTTGAATTAATAAAACAAGAAATAGAAAAGAGGAGCCAACCCTCTGCTCTTGCAATAAAATAA